Proteins encoded by one window of Microplitis mediator isolate UGA2020A chromosome 1, iyMicMedi2.1, whole genome shotgun sequence:
- the LOC130670330 gene encoding leucine-rich melanocyte differentiation-associated protein-like has translation MSLFIISFNKMAQSSQDFNRSALTISNNRACYTGQRTTRIPRGLIKIVGINCQSLDLSYNELTSISALKDYNNLQELILDNNKLYDLNTLPPINGLTTISLNNNEIVDIDLALEKISSCCPNVKYVSLLGNPGYPDQLTDPVNNDEADYDRYRLYAIHILPDSLRFLDFRPVTQIERKDASNRGRFMRTIKLNMPLSSLTSTPFLPLNIPTSYSSTCLPVATAPTPPGTCSSITRHFKPTTYQDVVLDPNYSPLPTTTRSPSDHKGAYGKCRYRYSGKNSEGNRFIINSDL, from the exons atgtcattatttataatctcatttaacaaaatggcgcAAAGCTCACAAGATTTTAACCGCAGTGCCTTGACTATTTCAAATAATCGG gcGTGTTATACGGGTCAACGAACCACGAGAATACCCCGAGGTTTGATTAAAATAGTGGGAATAAATTGTCAAAGTCTCGATCTTTCTTATAATGAACTGACATCAATATCTGCTTTAAAAGACTACAATAATCTTCaggaattaattttagataacaataaattgtatGATTTAAATACATTGCCACCAATTAATGGATTAACGAcaattagtttaaataataatgag ATAGTTGATATAGACTTAGCGTTGGAGAAAATAAGTAGTTGTTGTCCAAATGTCAAATACGTGAGTCTGCTGGGGAATCCGGGTTACCCCGATCAGCTCACGGATCCTGTCAACAACGACGAGGCTGACTATGATCGTTACAGACTGTACGCAATTCACATTTTACCAGACTCTCTTCGCTTTCTCGATTTTCGGCCAGTCACACAAATCGAGAGAAAAGATGCAAGCAATCGAGGTCGTTTTATGCGGACTATTAAACTAAATATGCCTCTTTCTTCACTTACTTCTACACCTTTTCTTCCACTTAATATTCCTACTTCATATTCTTCGACATGTTTGCCTGTTGCTACTGCACCCACACCTCCTGGCACTTGTTCATCCATAACTCGTCATTTCAAACCAACTACTTATCAAGACGTTGTTTTGGATCCTAATTACTCACCATTACCAACTACAACACGTAGTCCAAGTGATCATAAAG gAGCTTACGGGAAATGTCGGTATCGATATTCAGGAAAAAATTCAGAAGGAAAtcgttttattataaatagtgatttataa
- the LOC130669516 gene encoding putative uncharacterized protein DDB_G0282133: MDIEDNSDKLKVKSRIPDFTTFLPKSLVKNNEISSSTSSKSSTSSPSHNSVTCKDFGEGGVDKQSFKLSRDKKSSIPILRKHEIREYEDINLRSETRKSQIPLQRNNRGSTDDLRSSSSSTTTTVLSPSRLFYNNNNNNSNNNYYYSRSYQVDKEVVNSPSLIPKLLLLKKNRDKRTNKRLEENSSKNKLSVAMDDSNDCIKDNDKKTTSTEISVNEETIIAKNNKTVNKVQDDDDGDNNNEDVEEKINLSNKSEDDKIIIIKEDGLNSDDITDDTAVNRRLSSHLSPEASPLSTRSSSRYSPRESESEPTPGLPRKIVTTGSESLSSQRIRDAITRTRRESNSSTRYESSGSESIRLSESGLCDYVDLAKKSRLDPRDIVVENYERDRVQRDSEDDHPPRLNDARSESAIKFSNLSSQGRTILRRRRQFDSQGSRRRGRSYARSYSTEDIEFQIARQSLLRGNGSAADSSKISDYRRLVFISSDSSSGRDEEDDADSSCSGSSYLTAGIPIGTTRNNNNNNISGSSHSQSLEDCDWDYFESNSLPSLPSALCGDSVRSHANDIKDGNVWDCCLGQRRGSSTCCLACGGSSNRNVLPVPVPIPVPVPYPVPVPASLWNNQDFAAAAASSMITATKSDNNLKFKNVAGSSIGPWFSWHPKFISQSEIHRGLYCEQKISDPSFNTADSIFTFRPDGSLVGHYESIYHGSLLTTLDHKSMPLNNEIKNHQPQVEESQQEVKLEKQLIIKEQELNSNPSIDSDNLNQLDLVNNGENNNDDNEADKVDKVPLTDDKTDNKDSKFEKSILLATEIDENSDQDQDDDHDSSSSCADSSDFDDENKSHHFSRVFVVNNDDDDDDDDDDDDDDDVNYSDSLASNQHKGIEEQDEDNEVILKNINFLSINSDSSNKQEENLNEQSATLIKNSKNNNNNNEISYSADSIDSSDDNIITLRSIRNINPDEINFLSTSETKEIIVNNDKNKHFNDDIKEEDEAEEEEDDDDDDDEDENNIENYESMVADSLEIKENENVYLLNHNYTNSNSEINNKRDICALSTVSNLLDCWNENLSKKKLKSTTASSSLVIKDENNKEKFKINKSIVVSDDTSKESMKECQVNVVSSEQQLVGENEVDTSENTGGETVRRGTRLDSVERRPSTRDDNVFLPDELLSSSSLPSSSLLPTTTTTTYSSPQNILSQNNKYKSFVMITSGAYQPVSVITSDTTTLLQPDDNKTQENQQTQQTQQTQQQSSSGLAGYYHLALEALETPQRTGSGPRRPLMIKRRYDDHPSELESELQEQTVNNKTKGIISTTNNSQNNYFVNIDIEKDNSIDNENNDDDLVCSTNKLKKLKISDGNNKISHHVDVILEEGLADDDSWVEEVSHDEDEQSTPTTTNTEDSSEDEVNNLGGDREEELRGYHRQAIDFTLHTIVEESCEESEAEFSLSNTNWKSKSHETSSTSSTSQLEKYFFFGLGGIESSNLNTKNYENTNNDDNNIDYNDDDDNDNNIIINDDNEIKLTNDLINNDMTSLLLLNREIDSLSETSSVYSEGVQESHQESGTIINCLNDNKSANDFNSSRLEKYFLSEFLGFRNEDRRDSDGSVGSDSEGRPSPEAQRRKRLVRARGTGRSHSSSLDNLLALAQTSQNSTLQNSLQDLSNNQDSPDESDDSTVRTDEDVTGFVEGVDTVKRKKKKRNLGTQSPRNTDSNNKSPELDKFDDSDKFENAVSLINENNQTNSEEERSKTPQPSDSSLTITSSSNNNNNNHNHIDGDTVDENTNNSTDPDRKQQSRDSGFVGSCDDLIQSEPSIDSKENKDSNNIDNKNVCENNNNNNNNNNNDNNNNINNNNNDTNNSNNKNNNNNNSNNNNSNPKDKNEFLAASNIHINTHALSRKDSFNNWSSDEETNLMMSKMRQFFKTMVANSNNTVLTCQLLSSSSISTTTVTATTTTSTATTTKTKTKTTTMPTPTPTLTPTPSNSNQIERIEQELPRGKRTKPPQLVYFENELTRLMKTVPGIRDDQVREIVEYLSSEDTWSDSYDSSDYTSSDLEGAAAAAAAASRRSTLQEQISASCQQIINNFDVNSDVNLCSSTLSPIDSKQSKESISSGNMGKDTAFVYQKLVQSFTKIAGDVSSDASSTPHSSPPLIAKVMHHIGSRLVALMHQVSENNSNVSSSSYSWRRYPQHTRTPSSASTTTEDDDSTSDSAHQTPTFSHLQLPRSKSHDPLLLISGHQIGTGQENEERETSDYERFSWRGSFESALMAADSRTKLSLLTCSGDIGSNNTNLNTTNALAMAAKRRSAGDLLFNPKSFSREQLDRVRSCGSIGAGSNSISTSANQINGAGNTTGSIEEKIWSNRRRSSVPDDSRHRRRQSSSSTSAAAICTTADQHEDDDDDDDDNGDNDNDDDEDSADEFEFNGDSRAMTLPRGIQQTSTSTSTTNSLPRLPAANNSNNKNSSSSNSSIGFGSSSMHKAHSMYHFLPSNTGVKSARYRPPGFARNSLSSGVPKRALSAPGLEIAVSPNIKRERRRRESIPIPDEDNSLSEACSTPIIGGTNRLMIDERRSGTRVKDTNRSSLSSLGARSDSMASVYSGAGEGKWCGSVAVKGEVEFSLEYDYKQLTFQVHISQCKDLAPVDIKRNRSDPYVKVYLLPDKSKGGKRKTKVKKHTLNPVFDETLKFNINLNSLETRILWLTVWHSDMFGRNDFLGEVRMPLENKIFDDPTPKWYPLQERSELFDDPIATYKGEVIVGLKFVPPELCKLEKKDRDRDHSNTTIIGEPRKGKKNWSRGSLHVLVKESRNLQTRTKNSSGTCDPFCKSYLLPDKGRSGKQKTNVVRKSDGNPVWGHTFIYKDVSLQELAERGLELTVWDHDRIASNEFLGGVRFNLGTGKHYGKPVDWMDATGRELSLWQNMLERPNFWVEGAITLRPNLYNHGKHNFS, translated from the exons ATGGATATCGAGGATAAtagtgataaattaaaagtaaaatcgCGTATACCCGATTTTACAACATTCTTACCTAAATCAttggtaaaaaataatgaaatttctaGTTCGACGAGTTCAAAGAGTTCAACGAGTTCGCCTTCTCATAATTCTGTAACATGTAAAGATTTTGGAGAAGGTGGAGTTGATAAACAATCATTCAAATTGAGTCGTGATAAAAAATCAAGTATTCCTATATTACGAAAACACGAAATTCGCGAATATGAAGACATTAATCTACGAAGCGAAACACGAAAATCACAAATTCCACTACAACGAAATAATCGTGGTAGTACTGATGACTTGagatcatcatcatcatcaactaCAACAACTGTTTTATCACCATCacgattattttataataataataataataatagtaataacaattattattattcacgtAGCTATCAAGTTGATAAAGAAGTTGTTAATTCGCCGAGTCTTattccaaaattattattattaaaaaaaaatcgtgacAAACGTACTAATAAACGATTAGAAGAGAATAGTAGCAAAAATAAACTTTCAGTTGCAATGGATGATTCAAATGATTGTATAAaagataatgataaaaaaacaacatCAACCGAAATTTCTGTAAATGAAGAAACAATAAttgctaaaaataataaaactgttAATAAAGTAcaggatgatgatgatggtgataataataatgaagatgttgaagaaaaaataaatttatcgaataaaagtgaggatgataaaataataataataaaggaaGATGGATTAAATTCAGATGATATTACTGATGATACTGCTGTAAATCGGCGATTATCAAGCCATTTATCACCAGAAGCTAGTCCTTTAAGTACTCGTTCTTCATCAAGATACAGTCCTCGTGAAAGTGAGAGTGAACCTACACCAGGTCTTCCACGTAAAATAGTAACTACTGGAAGTGAATCTTTGTCATCACAACGAATACGAGATGCTATTACAAGAACAAGACGTGAATCTAACAGTAGTACTCGATATGAAAGTTCTGGCAGTGAAAGCATtag attAAGTGAGTCGGGATTATGTGATTATGTTGATTTGGCAAAGAAATCTCGATTGGATCCACGAGATATTGTCGTTGAAAATTATGAGCGTGACAGAGTACAACGTGACAGTGAAGACGATCATCCACCACGACTTAATGACGCTCGTTCAGAGTCAgcgattaaattttcaaatttatcctCTCAAGGACGAACAATATTACGACGACGCAGACAATTTGATTCACAag gtTCAAGAAGACGAGGAAGATCATATGCACGCTCATATAGCACAGAAGATATTGAATTTCAAATAGCTCGTCAAAGTCTTTTACGTGGCAATGGATCAGCAGCagattcatcaaaaatttctgATTATCGTCGACTGGTATTTATAAGCTCAGATTCGTCATCCGGACGTGATGAAGAAGACGATGCTGACAGTAGCTGCTCTGGTTCGTCTTATTTGACTGCTGGAATACCTATAGGAACAaccagaaataataataataacaatattagtGGTAGTAGTCACAGTCAGAGTCTCGAAGATTGTGATTGGGATTATTTTGAAAGCAATAGTTTGCCTTCTTTGCCATCAGCCTTGTGTGGTGATTCTGTTCGTTCTCATGCTAATGATATAAAAGATGGAAATGTTTGGGATTGTTGTCTAGGTCAACGACGTGGTTCCAGTACTTGTTGTCtg GCATGTGGAGGTAGTAGTAATAGAAACGTGTTGCCAGTTCCTGTGCCAATACCAGTTCCAGTACCTTATCCGGTACCAGTACCAGCATCTCTGTGGAATAATCAAGATTTTGCAGCTGCTGCAGCTTCATCAATGATAACAGCTACAAAATCagataacaatttaaaatttaaaaacgttGCGGGTTCTTCTATCGGGCCTTGGTTTTCATGGCatccaaaatttatttcacaatCTGAAATTCATCGAGGGCtttattgtgaacaaaaaaTAAGTGATCCAAGTTTCAATACTGCTGATTCTATTTTTACATTTCGTCCTGACGGTTCACTTGTTGGGCATTATGAAAGTATTTATCATGGATCTCTTTTAACAACACTCGATCATAAATCAATGCCAttgaataatgaaataaaaaatcatcaaccACAAGTTGAAGAATCTCAACAGGAGGTTAAATtagaaaaacaattaataataaaagaacaagaattaaattcaaatccaTCAATTGATAGTGATAATCTAAATCAATTAGATTTAGTTAATAAtggtgaaaataataatgatgataatgaagCTGATAAAGTTGATAAAGTGCCATTGACTGATGATAAAACAGACAATAAAGatagtaaatttgaaaaatcaatattattagcaactgaaattgatgaaaattcaGATCAAGATCAAGATGATGATCATGATTCATCGTCATCCTGTGCAGATAGTAGTGATTttgatgatgaaaataaatcacaTCATTTTTCCCGTGTGTTTGTTGtcaataatgatgatgatgatgatgatgatgatgatgatgatgatgatgacgatgttAATTATAGTGATTCCTTGGCAAGTAATCAACACAAAGGAATAGAAGAACAAGACGAAGACAATGAAGTTATtctcaaaaatataaactttttatcaataaattctgATTCATCGAATAAACAAGAGGAAAATTTAAACGAACAATCAgctactttaataaaaaattctaaaaataataataacaataatgaaatTAGTTATTCAGCTGATTCAATAGATTCTTCAGATGATAATATAATAACATTGAGATCAATACGTAATATAAATCctgatgaaataaattttttatcaacatcagaaacaaaagaaataattgtaaataacgataaaaataaacacttTAATGATGATATTAAAGAAGAAGATGAagcagaagaagaagaagatgatgatgatgatgatgacgaagACGAAAATAACATAGAAAATTATGAATCAATGGTAGCAGATTCATTGGAAATAAAGGAAAatgaaaatgtatatttacttaatcataattatacaaatagtaatagtgaaataaataataaacgtgATATATGTGCCTTATCAACGGtatcaaatttattagactgttggaatgaaaatttaagtaaaaaaaaattaaaatcaacaaCTGCATCGTCATCATTAGTAATTAAAGacgaaaataataaagaaaaattcaaaataaataaaagtatagtaGTTAGTGATGATACATCAAAAGAATCAATGAAAGAATGCCAGGTGAATGTAGTAAGTAGCGAACAACAGCTGGTGGGAGAAAATGAGGTGGATACAAGTGAAAATACAGGTGGGGAGACAGTGCGCCGGGGAACGCGACTTGATTCAGTTGAACGTCGCCCGTCTACTCGCGATGATAATGTATTTTTACCTGACGAATTATTATCCTCATCTTCattaccatcatcatcattattaccaacaacaacaacgacaACATATTCTTCACCACAAAATATTTTgtcacaaaataataaatacaagaGTTTTGTGATGATTACATCGGGTGCTTATCAACCAGTTAGTGTTATAACTTCAGATACGACAACGTTATTGCAGCCAGATGATAATAAAACACAAGAGAATCAACAGACTCAACAAACTCAACAGACTCAACAGCAGTCATCGTCAGGCCTGGCTGGATACTACCATCTGGCGTTGGAGGCGTTGGAAACACCTCAACGAACAGGCTCGGGACCACGTCGACCGTTAATGATTAAACGACGGTACGATGACCACCCATCCGAACTTGAATCTGAATTACAAGAACAAACAgttaacaataaaacaaaaggTATTATATCCACAACAAATaattcacaaaataattattttgttaatattgATATAGAAAAAGATAATTCAattgataatgaaaataatgatgatgatttagtttgttcaacaaataaattaaaaaaattaaaaatttctgatggtaataataaaatttcacatcaTGTTGATGTTATACTTGAAGAAGGTCTTGCTGATGATGATTCTTGGGTTGAAGAAGTCTCACATGATGAAGATGAACAGAGTAcaccaacaacaacaaacACTGAAGACAGTTCAGAGGATGAAGTTAATAATCTTGGTGGTGATCGTGAAGAAGAATTACGTGGTTATCATCGTCAAGCTATTGATTTTACTCTTCATACAATTGTTGAAGAATCTTGTGAAGAAAGTGAAGCTGAATTTAGTCTTAGTAATACTAATTGGAAATCAAAATCTCATGAAACTTCATCAACTTCATCAACATCacaacttgaaaaatattttttctttggacttggAGGTATTGAATCTAGTAatttaaacacaaaaaattatgaaaataccaataatgatgataataatattgattataatgatgatgatgataatgataataatattataattaatgatgataacgaaataaaattaacaaatgatttaataaataacgatatgacatcattattgttattaaatcgTGAAATTGATAGTCTTTCAGAAACTTCATCAGTTTATTCTGAAGGTGTTCAAGAGAGTCATCAAGAATCAGgaacaataataaattgtttaaatgATAACAAAAGTGCCAATGACTTTAATTCATCACgattggaaaaatattttttatctgaatTTTTGGGTTTTCGTAATGAAGATCGTAGAGATTCAGATGGTTCAGTAGGAAGTGATTCTGAAGGACGTCCAAGTCCTGAAGCTCAACGTCGTAAACGTTTAGTTCGTGCTCGAGGTACTGGAAGATCTCACAGTTCTTCACTTGATAATCTTTTAGCTTTAGCACAAACTTCACAAAATTCAACTTTACAAAATTCATTGCAAGATCTTAGTAATAATCAAGATTCACCAGATGAATCTGATGATTCAACTGTAAGAACTGATGAAGATGTTACTGGATTTGTTGAAGGAGTAGATACTGTAAaacgaaaaaagaaaaaaagaaatttaggAACACAGAGCCCTCGTAATACTGattctaataataaaagtcCTGAATTGGATAAATTTGATGATtctgataaatttgaaaatgctGTTTCtcttattaatgaaaataatcagACGAATTCAGAAGAAGAAAGATCTAAAACTCCTCAACCCAGTGATTCTTCATTGACAATTACATCttcatcaaataataataataataatcataatcatattGATGGTGATACGGTTGATGAAAATACGAATAATTCAACAGATCCTGATCGTAAACAACAATCAAGAGATTCTGGATTTGTTGGTAGCTGTGATGATTTAATTCAATCAGAACCATCAATTGAttctaaagaaaataaagattcaaataatattgacaataaaaatgtttgtgaaaataacaacaacaacaacaataataataacaatgataataacaataatataaataataataataatgatacaaataatagcaataataaaaataataataataacaatagtaataataataatagtaatccaaaggataaaaatgaatttttagcAGCATCaaatattcatattaataCTCATGCATTATCAAGAAAAGATAGTTTTAATAATTGGTCAAGTGATGAGGAAACAAATTTAATGATGTCTAAAATGcgtcaatttttcaaaactatGGTTGctaattcaaataatacaGTATTAACTTGTCAATTGTTATCATCTTCATCAATTAGTACAACAACAgtaacagcaacaacaacaacatcaacagcaacaacaacaaaaacaaaaacaaaaacaacaacaatgCCAACACCAACACCAACGCTTACGCCAACACCAAGTAATTCGAATCAAATAGAACGAATAGAACAAGAATTACCACGAGGAAAACGTACAAAACCACCGCAATTAGTATACTTTGAAAATGAACTTACACGTCTTATGAAAACTGTACCAGGTATACGTGATGATCAAGTACGTGAAATTGTTGAGTATTTAAGTTCTGAAGATACTTGGTCTGATTCATATGATAGTTCTGATTATACAAGTTCTGATTTAGAAGGAGCAgcagctgctgctgctgctgcaaGCCGTCGTTCAACTTTACAAGAACAAATATCAGCCAGTTgtcaacaaataataaataattttgatgttaATTCTGATGTTAATCTTTGTTCAAGTACTCTATCACCAATCGACAGTAAACAATCTAAAGAATCAATTTCTAGTGGCAATATGGGTAAAGATACAGCTTttgtttatcaaaaattagtaCAAAGTTTTACTAAAATAGCTGGAGATGTTAGTTCAGATGCGAGTTCAACTCCTCACAGCAGCCCTCCATTAATTGCCAAAGTAATGCATCATATTGGTAGTAGATTAGTTGCTCTTATGCATCAAGtatctgaaaataattcaaatgttTCTTCATCTTCTTATTCATGGCGAAGATATCCTCAACATACCAGAACTCCTTCATCAGCATCAACAACAACTGAAGACGATGACTCAACATCTGATTCAGCACATCAAACTCCAACATTTAGTCATCTTCAACTTCCACGATCAAAATCTCATGATCCTTTACTTCTTATCAGTGGACATCAAATTGGAACTGGTCAAGAAAATGAAGAACGTGAGACCAGTGATTATGAAAGATTTTCATGGCGCGGTAGCTTCGAATCTGCATTAATGGCTGCTGATTCACGTACTAAACTCAGTTTATTAACTTGTTCAGGAGATATTGGGTCCaacaatacaaatttaaatacaacaaATGCATTGGCAATGGCTGCTAAAAGACGAAGTGCTggagatttattatttaatcctAAGAGTTTTTCACGTGAACAATTGGATCGAGTAAGGAGCTGTGGATctattggagctggaagtaATAGCATTAGTACAAGTGCCAATCAAATAAATGGAGCTGGAAATACAACTGGTtctattgaagaaaaaatatggAGCAATAGACGTCGATCATCAGTTCCAGATGATTCACGGCATCGACGACGtcaatcatcatcatcaacatcAGCAGCAGCAATTTGTACTACTGCTGATCAACATGaagacgatgatgatgatgatgatgacaatGGTGATAACGATaacgatgatgatgaagatTCTGCtgatgaatttgaatttaatggtGATTCACGTGCTATGACCTTGCCTAGAGGAATACAACAAACTTCAACCTCAACCTCAACAACTAATTCATTACCACGTCTTCCAGCAgctaataatagtaataataaaaatagtagtagtagtaatagTAGTATTGGATTTGGATCATCATCAATGCACAAAGCTCACAGTATGTATCATTTTTTGCCATCAAATACTGGAGTTAAATCTGCTCGATATCGACCACCAGGTTTTGCCCGTAATAGTTTAAGTTCTGGTGTACCTAAACGAGCACTTAGTGCTCCAGGACTTGAAATAGCAGTTTCACCTAATATTAAACGTGAACGAAGACGTAGAGAATCTATTCCTATTCCTGATGAGGACAATAGTTTATCAGAAGCATGCAGTACACCAATTATTGGAGGAACAAATCGTTTAATGATTGATGAAAGACGTTCAGGAACACGAGTTAAAGATACAAATCGTTCATCTTTATCAAGTTTAGGTGCACGTTCAGATTCAATGGCATCTGTTTATAGTGGAGCTGGTGAAGGTAAATGGTGTGGATCTGTTGCTGTTAAAGGTGAGGTTGAGTTTTCACTTGAATATGATTACAAACAACTAACTTTCCAAGTTCATATTAGTCAATGTAAAGATTTGGCACCAGTTGATATTAAACGAAACCGGTCAGATCCTTATGTTAAAGTATATTTGCTGCCAGATAAATCAAAAGGAGGTAAAAGAaagacaaaagttaaaaaacatACATTAAATCCAGTATTTGATGAGacacttaaatttaatattaatttaaattcattggaGACACGAATACTGTGGCTTACTGTTTGGCATTCGGATATGTTTGGACGAAACGACTTTTTGGGTGAAGTAAGAATGCcactagaaaataaaatatttgatgatCCAACACCAAAATGGTATCCTTTACAAGAAAGATCTGAATTATTTGATGATCCTATAGCTACATATAAGGGTGAGGTTATTGTTGGTCTTAAATTTGTTCCACCAGAATTGTGTAAATTAGAGAAAAAAGATCGTGATCGTGACCACTCAAATACTACAATTATTGGAGAACCacgaaaaggaaaaaaaaattggagtcGTGGTTCATTGCATGTATTAGTAAAAGAATCAAGAAATTTACAAACAAGAACCAAAAATTCATCAGGAACTTGTGATCCATTTTGTAAAAGTTATTTGTTACCAGACAAAGGAAGATCAGGTAAACAAAAGACCAATGTTGTGAGAAAGTCTGATGGGAATCCAGTATGGGGACATACATTCATTTATAAAGATGTAAGTCTTCAAGAGTTGGCTGAAAGGGGACTTGAATTAACTGTTTGGGATCATGATCGTATTGCGAGTAATGAATTTTTAGGTGGCGTTAGATTTAATCTTGGCACTG GTAAACATTATGGAAAGCCAGTTGATTGGATGGACGCAACCGGACGTGAATTATCATTGTGGCAAAATATGTTAGAGAGACCGAATTTTTGGGTCGAGGGTGCGATAACTCTTCGGCCCAATTTGTACAATCATGGTAAACACAATTTCTCTtga
- the LOC130670406 gene encoding dnaJ homolog subfamily C member 8, translated as MAAQNSSLSNDFTEKKEDEFNDFYTEVKEIEKRDSVLTPKQQIDRLLRPGSSYFNLNPFEVLQIDPDTVIDEIKKKYRRMSILVHPDKNQDDADRAQQAFEIVNKAWKTLENEETRAKCMDVIEEAKARTDHMIAEKKKKLKRELKDNTSSVPMLEEESEKGYRHAVWVMTMKLFADMERRRRELATRDAEQRKRKREEELSAEAQAAIEKEWQKNFEESRQSRVDSWKAFQSKSGTTNQKKTKKLKSFKPPKTKAESRL; from the exons atggctGCTCAAAACTCAAGTTTATCAAATGattttacggaaaaaaaagaagatgaatttaatgatttttacaCTGAA gtaaaagaaattgaaaaacgTGATAGTGTTTTAACGCCTAAACAACAAATTGACAGATTACTCCGTCCGGGTTCGTcatactttaatttaaatccattTGAAGTTTTACAAATAGATCCAGACACAGTTattgatgaaattaaaaaaaaatatcgtcgT ATGTCAATTTTGGTACATCCAGATAAAAATCAGGATGACGCAGATCGTGCTCAACAAGCATTTGAAA ttgtAAATAAAGCGTGGAAGACACTTGAAAATGAGGAAACGAGAGCCAAATGTATGGATGTTATTGAAGAGGCTAAAGCGCGTACGGATCACATG atagcggaaaaaaagaaaaaattaaaaagggaACTAAAAGATAATACGAGTAGTGTACCAATGTTAGAAGAAGAATCAGAAAAAGGATATAGACATGCTGTTTGGGTTATGACGATGAAATTATTTGCTGATATGGAACGTAGAAG ACGAGAATTAGCGACGAGAGATGCAGAACAACGAAAACGAAAACGTGAAGAAGAACTTTCAGCCGAAGCACAAGCAGCTATTGAAAAAGaatggcaaaaaaattttgaagaatcAAGACAGTCACGTGTTGACAGTTGGAAAGCTTTTCAATCAAAATCTGGTACTACTAATCAAAAGaagactaaaaaattaaaatcttttaaaccACCAAAAACAAAGGCTGAATCgcg cctttAA